Proteins found in one Brevibacillus brevis genomic segment:
- a CDS encoding methionine ABC transporter permease — protein sequence MERLIEMIPVFGQSLQETVIMVGFSLFIATLIGIPLGILLVITQANHLFPNKIIYHTLNTLINIVRSLPFIILMVAIIPFTELIVGTSIGIEGAIVPLIVYTTPYISRLMETALHDVDRGVIEAYQAMGASRTQIIFRIMLREARPGIVLCLTIATIGLIGATAMAGAVGAGGLGDLALRYGYQQWDIEVMIITVIILVVLVQLIQSLGNWAARKLKKSA from the coding sequence ATGGAGCGTCTGATTGAAATGATTCCGGTATTCGGGCAATCCCTGCAAGAGACTGTCATCATGGTCGGGTTTTCGTTGTTCATTGCGACATTGATCGGGATTCCGCTCGGGATTTTGTTGGTCATCACACAGGCGAATCACCTTTTCCCGAACAAGATCATCTATCACACCCTGAATACGCTCATCAACATTGTGCGTTCACTGCCTTTTATTATTCTTATGGTTGCGATCATTCCTTTTACAGAGTTGATCGTGGGCACCTCGATTGGGATTGAGGGAGCCATTGTGCCGCTCATCGTCTATACGACACCTTACATCTCACGCCTGATGGAAACGGCCCTGCATGACGTAGATCGCGGCGTGATCGAAGCGTACCAAGCGATGGGTGCATCCCGGACGCAGATTATTTTTCGCATCATGCTGCGTGAAGCACGACCTGGCATCGTCCTCTGCCTGACGATTGCGACCATCGGTTTGATCGGTGCCACTGCTATGGCGGGCGCAGTGGGTGCCGGTGGATTGGGCGATCTCGCCTTGCGATACGGCTATCAGCAATGGGATATCGAAGTCATGATCATTACCGTCATTATCCTCGTCGTTTTGGTCCAGCTCATTCAATCGTTGGGTAACTGGGCAGCCCGAAAACTGAAAAAGAGCGCGTAA
- a CDS encoding Na-translocating system protein MpsC family protein, which produces MTLVDSNETRKKLSAIYNEIAKELFGFGTTLLRVTIENQMITFQAKHRRSPRSQALEGEAPALKLEVDFRMSLLYKKKLRERLEEEMGLPLEAVLRDYDAPTQWAITNVILAESELNT; this is translated from the coding sequence ATGACTCTCGTGGACTCCAATGAAACCAGAAAAAAGCTGTCTGCCATCTATAATGAGATAGCAAAAGAGTTGTTCGGATTTGGAACGACTTTGCTCCGAGTCACGATTGAAAACCAGATGATTACGTTCCAAGCCAAGCATCGTCGCTCTCCGCGCTCACAAGCGTTGGAAGGAGAAGCGCCGGCCCTCAAGCTCGAAGTCGATTTTCGCATGTCCCTTCTTTATAAGAAGAAACTGAGAGAACGACTGGAAGAAGAGATGGGGTTGCCGTTGGAAGCCGTGCTGAGGGACTATGATGCGCCTACGCAGTGGGCGATCACGAATGTTATTTTAGCTGAATCAGAACTGAATACCTGA
- a CDS encoding methionine ABC transporter ATP-binding protein yields MIQLTDIHKSYQVGNKQVKALKGVSLQVEKGQIYGVIGFSGAGKSTLLRTINLLEKPTSGSVIVNGQNMLTLKEKELRQARKKIGIIFQHFNLLSSYNVFDNVAEILRMNRVPKDVIKRKVEDLLGLVGLSDKANAYPSQLSGGQKQRVGIARALATDPEILLCDEATSALDPQTTESILELLLDINRKFNLTIVLITHEMQVIKKICDQVAIMENGVVIEQGSVLDVFSNPQEQTTRNFIKTVFDDQVPQEILSKIKETGPVSKIVRVAFRGDAALDPVLGTLSAHFPISTNLLYGSITTIKGTALGILLLHISGEDQPIQDGIRFLRESVYRVDIVSPEEVRS; encoded by the coding sequence ATGATACAGCTAACCGATATTCATAAGTCGTATCAAGTAGGAAACAAGCAGGTAAAAGCATTGAAGGGCGTATCCCTGCAGGTGGAAAAAGGGCAAATCTACGGGGTGATCGGCTTTAGCGGAGCGGGGAAAAGCACCCTGCTCCGTACCATCAACCTGTTGGAGAAGCCAACTAGCGGTTCTGTGATCGTCAATGGCCAGAACATGCTGACCCTCAAGGAAAAAGAGCTGCGGCAAGCTCGCAAAAAGATCGGGATTATTTTTCAACACTTCAACCTGCTCTCTTCCTATAATGTCTTTGACAATGTGGCGGAAATCTTGCGGATGAATCGCGTCCCCAAAGATGTCATTAAGCGCAAGGTAGAAGACCTTCTCGGCTTGGTTGGCTTGTCTGATAAAGCAAATGCTTATCCTTCTCAGCTATCCGGTGGACAAAAGCAACGGGTGGGCATCGCTCGTGCGCTTGCGACTGATCCGGAAATCCTGCTCTGCGACGAAGCGACTTCCGCTCTCGACCCGCAGACGACCGAATCGATTCTCGAGCTGTTGCTCGACATCAATCGAAAGTTTAACCTGACTATCGTGCTGATTACACATGAAATGCAGGTCATCAAAAAAATCTGCGACCAGGTAGCTATCATGGAAAACGGTGTCGTCATCGAGCAAGGCTCTGTTCTGGATGTGTTCAGCAATCCGCAAGAGCAAACGACCCGCAATTTTATCAAAACGGTTTTTGACGATCAGGTACCACAGGAGATTTTGTCCAAGATAAAAGAAACCGGACCCGTTTCCAAAATTGTTCGCGTTGCCTTTCGCGGAGATGCCGCTCTCGATCCAGTTCTAGGCACCTTGTCCGCACACTTTCCGATTAGCACCAATCTGTTGTACGGCTCGATTACGACCATTAAGGGAACGGCGCTCGGCATTTTGCTATTGCACATTTCTGGTGAAGACCAGCCTATTCAAGACGGCATTCGCTTCTTGCGGGAATCCGTCTACCGCGTAGATATTGTGTCACCAGAGGAGGTGCGGAGCTAA
- a CDS encoding ABC transporter substrate-binding protein — MKKLLAGILSFSMMSLALAGCGSNDQPQAGGAGGEAKGEPQKLVISTWGFSEDFFRKEVYEPFEKEHNVKIVLEIGNNAERLNKIRQGSSDVDLIYLSDYYAQQGIESGAFEKIDRSRIPNLDQIYDIAKAPLGEEYGPAYTIGQFGIAYNPKLVKTEIKDWKDLWNPELTGKLTLPSITSTTGPMVLDSASAVAGSKEFNEDQAFAKMKEVNKSVVKFYDKTSEYVNMFGQEEIGVGPIMEMYFKDIKAAVPEAVFVQPASGGYAVMNTVNIVKGSKNKALAEDFINYQLSKEVQEKTAKAKIDSPVNKTVQLTEEEAKGVTYGEATVSKLKMLDMKFVNEHSKAWIDRWNREITQ, encoded by the coding sequence ATGAAAAAATTACTTGCTGGAATCCTGTCTTTCTCTATGATGTCACTGGCTCTCGCTGGCTGTGGCAGCAATGATCAACCACAAGCGGGAGGAGCTGGCGGCGAAGCCAAGGGCGAGCCACAAAAGCTGGTTATCTCCACATGGGGCTTCTCCGAAGACTTTTTCCGCAAAGAAGTATATGAGCCGTTTGAAAAAGAACATAACGTGAAAATCGTGCTGGAAATCGGGAACAACGCAGAGCGTCTGAACAAAATTCGCCAAGGAAGCTCCGATGTAGACTTGATCTACCTCTCTGACTACTATGCACAGCAAGGGATTGAGAGTGGCGCATTTGAAAAAATCGACCGCAGCCGAATCCCGAACCTGGATCAAATCTACGACATCGCCAAAGCACCACTGGGCGAGGAATACGGTCCAGCTTACACGATTGGCCAATTCGGGATTGCCTACAATCCAAAGCTCGTAAAAACCGAAATCAAAGATTGGAAAGATCTGTGGAACCCTGAGCTGACAGGCAAGCTGACACTGCCAAGCATTACTTCCACGACAGGCCCGATGGTTCTCGACAGTGCTTCTGCGGTCGCGGGCAGCAAGGAATTCAACGAGGATCAAGCCTTCGCGAAAATGAAAGAAGTCAACAAAAGTGTCGTGAAGTTCTACGATAAGACTTCCGAATACGTGAACATGTTTGGACAAGAAGAAATCGGCGTAGGACCGATTATGGAAATGTACTTCAAAGACATCAAAGCCGCTGTTCCAGAAGCTGTTTTCGTACAACCTGCAAGCGGCGGATATGCAGTCATGAATACGGTTAACATCGTAAAAGGCTCGAAAAACAAAGCACTCGCAGAAGACTTCATCAACTACCAGCTGAGCAAGGAAGTTCAGGAGAAAACAGCAAAAGCGAAAATCGATTCCCCTGTAAATAAGACCGTTCAACTGACAGAAGAAGAAGCAAAAGGCGTAACGTACGGGGAAGCAACCGTAAGCAAGCTGAAAATGCTGGATATGAAATTCGTGAACGAGCACTCCAAAGCATGGATTGACCGTTGGAATCGTGAAATCACGCAATAA
- a CDS encoding MetQ/NlpA family ABC transporter substrate-binding protein has protein sequence MKKTGLLLTTLLLAASLVTACGGKQEAAPANGGTAAEQTSLKVGVTGGPHEEILNKVKEVAKGKGLDVEVVVFNDYVQPNQALDKGNLDVNSFQTIPFLAKFNQDHKTKIVEVGKTVTYPMGLYSTKHKKVEDIPAGGVVGIQNDPTNRARALLLYQAAGLIKLKDGVGDNATPLDIVENPKNLQFKELEAAFLARSLNNVEVASINTNFAMEAGYSPKKDAIFAEKADSPYVNILAVNETNKDNPAVKKLVDIYRSEEVKKFIDERFEGAVLPSW, from the coding sequence ATGAAAAAGACTGGTCTACTGCTCACTACACTGCTGCTCGCTGCATCGCTCGTAACGGCTTGCGGTGGTAAACAAGAAGCTGCGCCTGCTAACGGTGGCACTGCTGCTGAACAAACCTCACTCAAGGTCGGCGTCACTGGCGGCCCGCACGAAGAGATTCTCAACAAAGTAAAAGAAGTCGCCAAAGGCAAAGGACTCGACGTCGAAGTCGTCGTTTTCAACGATTACGTACAGCCGAACCAAGCTCTCGATAAAGGAAATCTCGATGTAAACAGCTTCCAAACCATTCCGTTCTTGGCGAAGTTCAATCAGGATCACAAAACAAAGATCGTCGAGGTCGGAAAAACCGTGACGTATCCAATGGGTCTTTACTCCACCAAGCATAAAAAAGTCGAGGATATCCCGGCAGGCGGTGTTGTCGGCATTCAAAACGACCCGACCAACCGAGCACGCGCATTGCTGCTCTATCAGGCAGCTGGCTTGATTAAGCTCAAGGATGGCGTGGGTGACAACGCAACACCATTGGACATCGTGGAAAATCCGAAAAATTTGCAATTCAAAGAGCTGGAGGCTGCTTTCCTGGCACGCTCGCTGAATAACGTAGAGGTTGCTTCGATTAATACGAATTTCGCAATGGAAGCTGGCTACTCTCCGAAAAAAGACGCGATCTTCGCTGAGAAGGCTGACTCTCCGTACGTGAACATCTTGGCAGTCAACGAAACCAACAAAGACAACCCTGCCGTCAAAAAGCTGGTGGACATCTACCGCTCGGAAGAAGTGAAAAAATTCATCGACGAGCGTTTTGAAGGAGCTGTACTGCCGTCCTGGTAA
- a CDS encoding YxcD family protein produces the protein MEKITFSEQDIINAICIHAANKKQLKPQDISVELMWDEEYGFSAEIHWMDRQQILVEINMIEAIRYYLETQMQRNPYSAGIELVLDDEEGIIAHITY, from the coding sequence ATGGAAAAGATAACTTTTTCTGAACAAGATATCATTAATGCAATCTGCATTCATGCAGCTAACAAAAAGCAGTTGAAGCCACAAGACATCTCCGTCGAGCTGATGTGGGACGAGGAGTATGGCTTCTCTGCTGAAATACACTGGATGGATCGCCAACAAATCTTGGTCGAGATTAATATGATTGAAGCGATTCGCTACTACCTGGAGACCCAGATGCAGCGGAACCCTTATTCCGCCGGTATCGAGCTGGTATTGGACGACGAAGAAGGTATTATCGCTCATATCACCTACTAA